A window of Deltaproteobacteria bacterium contains these coding sequences:
- a CDS encoding AURKAIP1/COX24 domain-containing protein has product MGNVLKKRRKKMRKHKHKKLLAQNRHKRKR; this is encoded by the coding sequence ATGGGAAATGTATTGAAAAAGAGGCGGAAGAAGATGAGAAAACACAAACATAAAAAACTCTTAGCCCAAAACCGCCACAAGAGGAAGAGGTAA